The Pseudomonas eucalypticola genome has a window encoding:
- a CDS encoding SMI1/KNR4 family protein, translated as MSDFVLLHPYSKICLEDIHSLENKLEFKLPQSFVDLYLHYNGGVPEKSWVVTNDGYDPMQIADFKFISKEVDSADTEDILGCYQFMLMRDVIPHTLLPFAVDDGGNFFCLDMLNGTVQFYATDAFRPDRSSAANHLAAQKILASSFSMFLDNLELESGLDE; from the coding sequence ATGAGTGACTTTGTTCTTCTTCATCCGTATTCTAAAATTTGTCTGGAAGACATTCACAGCCTGGAAAATAAGTTGGAATTCAAACTACCCCAATCATTTGTGGATCTATATTTACATTACAATGGTGGGGTTCCAGAAAAAAGCTGGGTAGTAACTAATGATGGTTATGATCCTATGCAGATAGCAGATTTCAAATTTATTTCTAAGGAGGTTGATTCGGCTGACACAGAAGATATTTTGGGATGCTATCAATTTATGTTGATGCGTGATGTAATACCTCACACCCTGTTACCGTTCGCGGTTGATGATGGTGGTAATTTTTTCTGTTTGGACATGCTTAATGGTACGGTGCAGTTTTATGCTACGGATGCCTTTCGCCCGGATAGGAGTTCGGCCGCTAATCACCTAGCTGCCCAAAAAATTCTAGCGTCTTCATTCAGCATGTTTTTGGACAATCTAGAGTTGGAATCCGGGCTAGATGAGTAG
- a CDS encoding Imm26 family immunity protein: MSNLQIYGWKQKKRTLLRKILPGDIFCFQYLDDSFVFGRVMTANDLGHVAEIFLPVLNDPEICSLDGFVRLGEPLILDSYGLFDRKIKGDWRIIAHQEDYTAPENESVRFAYGAPGSSKLVDIFDNEKDINFSDMKNYPSYSPRGDAYIKKLVSNSLGVA; encoded by the coding sequence ATGTCAAATCTACAGATATATGGCTGGAAGCAAAAAAAAAGAACGCTGCTGAGGAAGATACTTCCGGGGGATATTTTTTGCTTTCAGTACTTGGATGATAGTTTTGTGTTTGGTCGTGTAATGACTGCGAATGACCTTGGCCATGTTGCAGAAATCTTCCTTCCCGTACTAAATGATCCCGAAATATGCTCTCTTGATGGATTTGTTAGGTTAGGAGAACCGCTGATACTTGATTCGTATGGGCTATTTGATCGTAAGATTAAAGGTGATTGGAGAATCATTGCGCATCAGGAAGATTACACCGCTCCAGAAAATGAATCCGTAAGGTTCGCTTATGGTGCACCAGGCTCCTCTAAGTTGGTGGATATATTTGATAATGAGAAGGATATTAATTTTTCCGATATGAAAAATTATCCTAGCTACTCTCCGCGAGGAGATGCATATATTAAAAAGTTAGTAAGTAATTCTTTGGGTGTGGCCTGA